In one Mycobacteroides chelonae genomic region, the following are encoded:
- a CDS encoding AMP-binding protein, producing MVADVISCDKLLSHPRGLVWELISSPDMYPMFFTGVGSCETLIENTETGPDPEYLVLSAKTTARVRLILSNTKESLAIEGVDNDGLISVRLFEERSAQTRVRITVLRAASVLPPGIKKPSVAVNQWLMDGLDKIDDYLSGASTSTVSNMGDGGNIQLSIARLMVGVGVVRIPRPDRGLRQLGSLARWGFTLQGGYAAAAARAPKQLAIADDAGQLTFEQLDRRAEAMATGLMRDGVNETSKIGLLARNNIAMVECLIAFGMLGVDVMLLNNALAATQIQIAVARNNLTKVFVDDNLDELVRYVPWEVELVSTGRRSAINGRRGLDDFVVADKPGVLPPTRPGHQVVQTSGTSGTPKGALRPTPRGFAVIAAMLSRMPMKMNETMLISAPVFHAWGLGCLQISTPLRATVILQEKFDPEECLRAIATRKVTTLIAVPVMLQRIVDLPATVRQKYDTSSLRLVACSGSPLNASLVQRFTEAFGEVLYNFYGSTEVSWATIADPADLAIAPTTVGRPPLGTTIAILDADRRPVPRGVTGRIFVGNEMLFDGYVADPSPASVNGLLDTGDLGHLDADGRLYIDGRDDEMIISGGENVFPRPVEDALAFLPQVADVAVVGTSDDSFGQRLSAFVVLHKDAGLDGDMVRAFIKNRLSKFHVPRDVYFVNALPRTSTGKVIKRLLLADCARDGIRPE from the coding sequence ATAGTCGCTGATGTAATTAGTTGCGACAAGTTGCTCAGTCACCCGCGCGGGCTGGTGTGGGAACTGATCAGCTCACCCGACATGTACCCGATGTTCTTTACCGGGGTCGGTTCCTGCGAGACCTTGATCGAGAACACCGAGACGGGACCCGATCCCGAATACCTGGTGCTGTCGGCCAAGACCACGGCCCGCGTTCGGCTGATTCTCAGCAACACCAAGGAAAGCCTCGCCATCGAGGGCGTCGATAACGACGGTCTGATCTCCGTCCGGTTGTTCGAGGAACGTTCGGCGCAGACCCGGGTACGCATCACGGTGTTGCGGGCGGCCTCCGTCTTACCGCCCGGTATCAAGAAGCCGAGCGTGGCGGTAAACCAGTGGTTGATGGATGGGCTGGACAAAATCGACGACTATCTGTCCGGCGCGTCGACTTCCACCGTGTCCAACATGGGTGATGGCGGAAATATTCAACTCAGCATCGCCCGGCTGATGGTGGGGGTCGGCGTGGTGCGTATCCCGCGCCCCGACCGCGGACTTCGCCAGTTGGGCTCACTGGCGCGGTGGGGATTTACTCTTCAGGGTGGATACGCGGCCGCGGCGGCCCGCGCCCCCAAGCAGCTCGCGATTGCCGATGACGCCGGACAGCTGACCTTCGAGCAACTCGACCGGCGCGCCGAGGCGATGGCTACCGGTCTGATGCGCGACGGCGTCAATGAAACATCCAAGATTGGCCTGCTGGCTCGCAACAACATTGCCATGGTCGAGTGCCTCATTGCCTTCGGCATGCTCGGTGTGGACGTGATGCTTCTCAACAACGCATTGGCAGCAACCCAGATCCAGATTGCTGTGGCGCGGAACAATCTCACCAAGGTGTTCGTCGACGACAATCTGGATGAACTCGTCAGGTACGTGCCCTGGGAGGTCGAGCTCGTCAGCACCGGTCGGCGCAGTGCCATCAATGGCCGCCGCGGGCTCGATGACTTCGTTGTCGCCGACAAGCCGGGAGTGTTGCCGCCCACCCGTCCCGGCCACCAGGTGGTGCAAACCTCCGGAACGTCAGGAACCCCCAAGGGAGCGTTGCGGCCGACGCCGCGTGGGTTCGCCGTCATTGCCGCGATGCTTTCGCGGATGCCGATGAAGATGAACGAGACCATGCTCATCTCGGCGCCTGTCTTCCATGCCTGGGGACTGGGCTGCCTGCAGATCAGCACCCCGCTGCGCGCGACGGTGATCCTGCAAGAGAAGTTCGATCCGGAAGAATGCCTGCGGGCCATCGCCACCCGCAAGGTGACCACGCTGATTGCCGTCCCCGTGATGTTGCAGCGCATCGTCGATCTGCCCGCCACGGTCCGCCAGAAGTACGACACCTCGAGCCTGCGACTGGTTGCATGCAGCGGGTCGCCTCTGAATGCCTCACTGGTGCAACGGTTTACCGAGGCGTTCGGTGAAGTGCTCTACAACTTCTATGGCTCCACCGAAGTGTCTTGGGCCACCATTGCCGACCCCGCGGATCTTGCGATCGCTCCCACCACCGTGGGGCGGCCGCCGTTGGGCACCACCATCGCGATTCTCGATGCCGACCGGCGCCCGGTGCCGCGCGGCGTGACGGGGCGAATCTTCGTCGGCAATGAGATGTTGTTCGATGGGTACGTCGCCGATCCGTCTCCGGCCTCGGTCAACGGTCTGCTGGACACCGGCGATCTGGGTCACCTGGATGCCGATGGTCGTCTGTACATCGATGGGCGCGACGACGAAATGATCATCTCCGGCGGTGAAAACGTGTTTCCCCGGCCGGTGGAAGACGCGTTGGCCTTCTTGCCGCAGGTTGCCGATGTTGCCGTCGTCGGGACCTCCGATGACAGCTTCGGTCAGCGGCTGTCGGCGTTCGTCGTGCTGCACAAGGACGCCGGTCTCGACGGAGACATGGTGCGCGCCTTCATCAAGAATCGGCTCAGTAAGTTCCATGTGCCCCGCGACGTGTACTTCGTCAACGCGCTGCCGCGTACGTCCACCGGCAAGGTCATCAAGCGACTGTTGCTCGCGGACTGCGCGCGCGATGGGATCAGGCCGGAGTAG
- a CDS encoding Clp protease N-terminal domain-containing protein produces the protein MFHLFNERSRQVIVIAQEEARERQRNYLGAEHLLLGLLGEGTGLGARLLATAGVRFENGSRVIQQIVPLGQEPPTEKMAFTPGAQQTLELAMTASTSRRHTEICTGHLLLGLVDAADPLIIQIWEKLNVDVLDLWDNVRAHLDENLGD, from the coding sequence ATGTTCCATCTGTTCAACGAGCGCTCGCGACAGGTCATCGTGATCGCACAGGAGGAAGCACGCGAACGCCAGCGCAACTATCTCGGAGCAGAACACCTCCTGCTGGGTCTGCTCGGCGAAGGCACCGGCCTGGGTGCTCGGCTGCTCGCTACCGCCGGAGTCCGCTTTGAGAACGGGTCACGGGTCATTCAGCAGATCGTGCCGTTGGGCCAGGAGCCGCCAACCGAGAAAATGGCGTTCACTCCGGGCGCCCAGCAGACACTCGAGCTGGCGATGACCGCGTCCACAAGCAGGCGGCACACGGAAATCTGCACGGGGCACCTACTTTTGGGGCTCGTGGACGCGGCCGACCCCCTCATCATCCAAATCTGGGAGAAGCTCAACGTGGACGTTCTGGACCTCTGGGATAATGTCCGGGCCCACCTGGACGAGAACCTCGGCGACTAG
- a CDS encoding MmpS family transport accessory protein: MALAATLITVCTTAVGATAFGASLAITPQPPDTVLYVISSDRPLTAITWRDSLGHMREQPVDGSQRTWTWTFTSDITDPPYFVSAQSAGAEATCRLIVNGKVKVENTAAAQDSTATCHG, translated from the coding sequence GTGGCACTCGCAGCAACTCTGATCACCGTCTGCACCACTGCGGTCGGTGCGACAGCATTCGGCGCGTCGCTCGCCATCACTCCGCAGCCCCCGGACACTGTTCTCTACGTCATCAGTTCAGATCGCCCGTTAACGGCGATCACCTGGCGAGACAGCCTCGGGCATATGCGTGAGCAGCCCGTTGACGGCTCTCAGCGCACCTGGACCTGGACCTTTACCAGCGATATCACCGATCCCCCGTACTTCGTCAGCGCCCAGTCCGCAGGGGCCGAAGCGACGTGCCGCTTGATCGTCAACGGCAAAGTCAAGGTCGAAAACACCGCCGCGGCGCAGGACTCAACCGCCACCTGCCACGGATAG
- a CDS encoding VOC family protein, which produces MAIKLENVGIAVEDLEAAIAFFTDLGLTVLGRATVSGEWTDTAVGLDGNHANIAMLQTPDGHGRIELFEYIHPEAIASKPTRPNDIGMHRVAFSVDDIDEAMEIAARHGCHPLRGVATYEDVYKLTYLRGPSGILVMFAEELKKG; this is translated from the coding sequence ATGGCCATCAAGCTCGAAAACGTCGGCATCGCCGTTGAGGATCTCGAAGCCGCTATCGCGTTTTTCACCGACCTCGGGCTCACAGTCCTCGGTCGCGCCACCGTCAGCGGTGAGTGGACTGACACGGCCGTCGGTCTGGACGGCAATCACGCGAACATCGCGATGCTTCAGACGCCAGACGGCCATGGTCGGATCGAACTCTTTGAGTACATCCACCCCGAGGCAATCGCGTCGAAGCCCACTCGTCCCAATGACATTGGCATGCATCGCGTCGCGTTCTCGGTCGACGACATCGATGAGGCCATGGAGATAGCCGCCAGGCACGGCTGCCATCCGCTTCGCGGTGTCGCCACCTACGAGGACGTCTACAAGCTCACGTACCTTCGCGGTCCCAGCGGCATCCTCGTGATGTTCGCCGAGGAGCTGAAGAAGGGTTGA
- a CDS encoding UPF0182 family protein: MGMRPNGALPRLTRRSRRLVAAALVIVVLLLIGPRLVDTYINWLWFGELGFRGVFTTVLLTRLALFLIVGILVGAVVFAGFGLAYRARPVFVPTKGPGDALAQYRALILSRVRLFVIGVPVLIGVLAGIVAQSYWMPVQLFLEGGDFGIKDPQFGLDLGFFAFELPFYRFVLTYLFIAVFVALIVNALVHYIFGGIRLSGRSGTLSRPARIQLVTLAGILVLLKVAAYWLDRYELLSHTRAGKPFTGAGYTDINAVLPAKLILLAIAVICAVAVFSALVLKDLRIPAIGLALLLLSSLVVGAGWPLIVEQFSVKPNAAQKESEYIARSIKATRDAYGLTDDVVTYRDYSGTASAPTGSEQLAKQVAADRSTIANIRVLDPNIVSPAFTQLQQGKNFYAFPDSLSIDRYQDRSGSLRDYVVAARELDPAKLRDNQRDWINRHTVYTHGNGFIAAPANTVRGVADKPDENGGYPEFLVNAVDDNGKVLSDGPAALAQPRVYYGPIIASDTNDYAIVGKNGDDREYDYENNSGTKNSTYTGTGGVPVGGALARTVFGLKYAERNFLFSNVIGDNSKILFNRDPSRRVEAVAPWLTVDSGTYPAIVDKRMVWIVDGYTTLDNYPYSQQTSLSEATFDSQVGKTGGALPNQQVSYIRNSVKATVDAYDGTVTLYQQDEKDPVLKAWMKIFPGTVKPKSDISPDLARHLRYPEDLFKVQRTLLARYHVNDPVTFFSTSDFWQVPDDPNASTGSQPPYYIVAKDITKNDNSASFQLTSALNRFQRDFLAAYVSASSDPETYGKITVLTVPGTVQGPKLVNNAITTDNQVSSHVGIIKNQNILRWGNLLTLPVANGGLLFVEPLYASPGQGDQSSYPRLIRVGMFYNGKVGYATTVRDALDMVFGPGAGATATAPAAEPGNVNPPPPSGQNVPIVPPAAVPPAGSSELSSAKAAALQEVQRAIGEVKDAQKSGDFARYGQALKSLDDAMTKFTQAK, translated from the coding sequence GTGGGAATGCGGCCGAATGGGGCTCTGCCACGATTGACCCGACGGAGCCGGCGACTGGTCGCCGCGGCGTTGGTGATCGTGGTGTTGTTGTTGATCGGCCCGCGCCTGGTCGACACCTACATCAATTGGCTGTGGTTCGGTGAGCTCGGATTCCGTGGCGTATTCACGACCGTGCTGCTGACCCGGCTGGCCTTGTTCCTGATCGTCGGAATCTTGGTCGGTGCTGTGGTTTTCGCGGGCTTCGGATTGGCATACCGGGCGCGGCCAGTGTTCGTGCCCACCAAGGGGCCGGGTGACGCGCTGGCGCAGTACCGTGCTCTGATCCTCTCGCGGGTGCGGCTTTTCGTCATCGGTGTTCCGGTGCTTATCGGTGTGCTGGCCGGCATTGTGGCCCAAAGCTATTGGATGCCCGTGCAGCTGTTCCTGGAGGGCGGGGACTTCGGTATCAAGGATCCACAGTTCGGCCTGGATCTCGGGTTTTTTGCCTTCGAGCTGCCGTTCTATCGATTCGTGCTGACGTACCTGTTCATCGCGGTCTTCGTCGCGCTCATCGTCAACGCCCTGGTGCACTACATCTTTGGTGGCATTCGGCTGTCCGGTCGTTCGGGCACGCTGTCGCGTCCGGCACGCATCCAGCTGGTGACTCTTGCCGGAATTCTGGTGCTGCTCAAGGTCGCCGCCTACTGGCTAGATCGGTACGAACTGCTTTCGCACACGCGGGCCGGTAAGCCGTTCACCGGCGCCGGTTACACCGATATCAACGCGGTGCTGCCGGCCAAGCTCATCCTGCTGGCCATCGCGGTGATCTGCGCGGTCGCGGTGTTCTCGGCGCTGGTGCTCAAGGATCTGCGGATTCCCGCGATCGGCCTGGCGCTGCTGCTGCTGTCCTCGTTGGTGGTCGGCGCCGGCTGGCCGCTCATCGTGGAGCAGTTCAGCGTCAAACCCAATGCCGCGCAGAAGGAAAGTGAGTACATCGCGCGCAGTATCAAGGCGACGCGCGACGCCTACGGACTGACCGACGACGTCGTGACTTACCGGGACTACAGCGGTACCGCATCGGCGCCCACCGGCAGTGAGCAACTGGCCAAACAGGTTGCGGCCGACCGTTCCACGATCGCCAACATCCGCGTTTTGGATCCCAACATCGTGAGCCCGGCCTTCACTCAATTGCAGCAGGGCAAGAACTTCTACGCCTTCCCCGATTCGTTGTCGATCGATCGGTATCAGGACAGGAGCGGCTCGCTGCGCGACTATGTCGTTGCCGCACGCGAGCTCGATCCGGCCAAGCTTCGTGATAACCAGCGCGACTGGATCAACCGGCACACCGTCTACACCCACGGCAACGGATTCATCGCCGCACCGGCCAACACCGTGCGCGGGGTGGCCGATAAGCCGGACGAGAACGGCGGGTACCCGGAATTCCTGGTGAATGCCGTCGATGACAACGGCAAGGTTCTTTCCGACGGCCCGGCGGCGCTGGCTCAGCCGCGCGTCTACTACGGCCCGATTATCGCCAGCGACACCAACGACTATGCGATCGTCGGCAAGAACGGTGACGATCGTGAGTACGACTACGAGAACAACTCCGGAACCAAGAACAGCACCTACACCGGTACCGGCGGCGTGCCGGTCGGCGGTGCGCTGGCGCGGACGGTCTTCGGTCTGAAGTACGCCGAACGGAACTTCCTGTTCTCCAACGTGATCGGGGACAACAGCAAGATCCTGTTCAACCGGGACCCAAGCCGGCGGGTGGAAGCGGTGGCGCCGTGGCTGACGGTCGACAGCGGGACCTACCCGGCGATCGTCGACAAGCGCATGGTCTGGATCGTCGACGGCTACACCACGCTGGACAACTACCCGTACTCGCAGCAGACGTCGTTGTCGGAGGCCACCTTTGACAGCCAGGTCGGCAAGACCGGGGGAGCGCTGCCCAACCAGCAGGTGTCGTACATCCGGAACTCGGTCAAGGCGACGGTGGACGCGTACGACGGCACCGTCACCCTGTATCAGCAGGACGAGAAGGATCCCGTGCTCAAGGCATGGATGAAGATCTTCCCCGGAACGGTTAAGCCGAAGAGTGACATCTCGCCGGACCTCGCGCGCCACCTGCGCTACCCGGAGGATCTTTTCAAGGTGCAGCGGACGCTGTTGGCGCGCTACCACGTCAACGACCCGGTGACCTTCTTCTCCACCAGTGATTTCTGGCAGGTGCCCGATGACCCGAACGCGTCCACCGGTTCGCAGCCGCCGTATTACATCGTCGCGAAAGATATTACGAAGAACGACAATTCGGCGTCATTCCAATTGACCAGTGCGCTGAACCGTTTCCAGCGTGACTTCCTGGCTGCCTATGTCAGTGCCAGCTCCGATCCCGAAACCTACGGGAAGATCACCGTTTTGACGGTTCCCGGAACGGTGCAGGGCCCCAAGCTGGTGAACAATGCGATCACCACCGACAACCAGGTGTCTTCGCATGTCGGCATCATCAAGAACCAGAACATCCTGCGGTGGGGCAACCTGCTGACACTGCCGGTGGCCAACGGTGGATTGTTGTTCGTCGAGCCGCTGTATGCCTCGCCGGGCCAGGGTGATCAGTCCTCGTATCCGCGCCTGATCCGTGTGGGCATGTTCTACAACGGCAAGGTCGGCTACGCGACCACGGTCAGGGATGCTCTGGACATGGTGTTCGGGCCCGGTGCCGGTGCGACGGCCACCGCCCCGGCGGCCGAACCCGGAAATGTGAACCCGCCGCCGCCCAGCGGTCAGAATGTTCCGATCGTTCCCCCGGCTGCCGTGCCGCCGGCGGGGTCCTCGGAACTGTCCTCGGCGAAGGCCGCCGCGCTGCAGGAGGTTCAGCGGGCCATCGGCGAGGTGAAGGACGCCCAGAAGAGTGGCGACTTCGCCCGGTACGGACAGGCCCTGAAGAGCCTTGACGACGCGATGACGAAGTTCACACAGGCCAAGTAA